Genomic segment of uncultured Desulfobacter sp.:
AACCAGTATCATGAGTGCATCCGGCGTCATGTTATAAATCTCATGGGCTTTTTGTTCTGCATCTTCTTTATTGTCTTTAACCTGCATGGAAGTGAGTATCTTTTTTATTTCATTTTTCATTGAATCTCCTTTTATTGTATGATGCGCTGTTTTAGGAGCTTAAGACTGTATATTAGGGTATAAACGATAGTTAGAAGGTCAAAGGGAAAGGAACGTTGTAATCTTTTTCCCACCTGATCTGACTGTAAAATTTCTTTGGAGATCTTTCAATAAAATCATGAAAAAATCTTTGTTTGTCTTATTGCGAATCATCGGTATCATTTTGTTGAGTTTGTGTGCGGCAATACCGAACGCTGTATCTTCTAATTTTCCTTTGCCGCTTAAGCTGACTGTTCCCCAGGTCGTACCCTTGAAAAATTTGACTGATAAAAATTTTCAAAAAACGCTTGACTGTGAATTGGCACAGAATAAAATCTGGCAAAACCTGATCCGGAAAAAGAAAATGGCCGTGGGGTTGGTGGACCTGTCCGATGTGGGCCATATCATGTTTGCCCGGGTTAACGGCAGCGAAATGATGTATGCGGCAAGCTTACCCAAAATTGCCGTACTGCTCGCTGCGTTTCACAGCTTTGAGTATGACGGTCTTGAACAGACCCCCCGGATCATGGGCGACCTTGCCTTGATGATACGCAAATCCAATAATCAGGCCGCCACCCGGGTGATTGAAAAAATTACGCTCAAACGAATCCAAGAGATTATGGTGATGCCCCAGTACGAATTTTATGACCAGGATCACGGGGGCGGTCTTTGGGTCGGAAAAAAATATGCAAAAACCGACAGCAGGCTTCCCGAGCCCCTCAAGGGATTAAGCCATGCCGCCACCGCCACCCAGGTGTGCCGGTTTTATTACCTACTGGCCATGGGACAGCTGATCAACCCGGAACGCAGCCGGCAGATGCTTGAAATCCTGGTGGACCCGGGGGTAAACCATAAATTTGTTAATGTGTTGAATAAAATTGTCCCGGATGCAAAAATTTTCCGTAAATCCGGCACATGGAGAACCTGGCACTGTGATTCGGTATTGGTTTGGGGACCGGAATGGCGGCGTTATATTGCCGTGGCCCTTGTGGAGGACAAAAACGGAGAGATGATTTTAAGAAAATTGTTGCCGGTATTGGAATCTGTACTCAAAGAGAATGCCGCAAAATTTACGATCCCCCGGCTGGAACAGGCCGCCGTTGATTCATCAGTCCCCCAAAATACCAATTAAAGAGAAACGGTACCCATGACTGTAATGAAGCATAATATTTTTGGGCAGTATCTGATATATCCGCTGTTCAAAAAGACATTTGATATCCGGGAGGGCGAACTTCATCGCACGGTGTGGATGTTTGCGTACCTGTTTTTACTTATCTGCGCCCTGTCCATTGCCAAGCCCGTGAGTACGGCCCTGTTCCTGGCCAAATTCAGCGCCCGCCACCTGCCCGAGG
This window contains:
- a CDS encoding serine hydrolase, translating into MKNLTDKNFQKTLDCELAQNKIWQNLIRKKKMAVGLVDLSDVGHIMFARVNGSEMMYAASLPKIAVLLAAFHSFEYDGLEQTPRIMGDLALMIRKSNNQAATRVIEKITLKRIQEIMVMPQYEFYDQDHGGGLWVGKKYAKTDSRLPEPLKGLSHAATATQVCRFYYLLAMGQLINPERSRQMLEILVDPGVNHKFVNVLNKIVPDAKIFRKSGTWRTWHCDSVLVWGPEWRRYIAVALVEDKNGEMILRKLLPVLESVLKENAAKFTIPRLEQAAVDSSVPQNTN